CCTGAACCTTTTCGGCGAAGCTGATCTGGCCGCGCTCGATCAGGCAGACCTGACCCTGGGCGTTACAGGTGGAGGTACCCAGACCACAGTCCATGAGGGAACCCTGGCCCTGGGCGTCCGGGGAACCGTCCATGGCGATGGCGGAGAACGCATCACCGGAGAGGGTGAAGGTTTCCTCGTTGCCGGTGCCCATGGGCACGGTGGAGCGAACGGCCACGCCTGGCGCGGACAGTTCGACCTGGTCATTGCGCTGGGAGAAGCTGGCCAGCTCCATGTTTTCATCGATGGCAGCCACGGAGACCACGGCATCGTAGGAAGCCGGATAGCTCTTGCGTGTATTGCCATCGTTGCCCGCAGCCGCAATGGACAGGACACCACGGTCATGCGCGGCGGCGAAGGCATTGGCTTCGGAATTGCTGGAGAAACTGCCACCCAGGCTCATGTTGACGACATTGGAACCGGCGTCTTCACAAACGTTCAGGGCATGAACCAGATCCGAGGAGTACCCCCAGGAACCGCTGTCATTGAAGACCTTGACGATATGCAGATTCAGGTTGCCGGAAGGCAGGACACCCACCACGCCCACATCGTTGTTGAGGGCGGCGATGGTGCCGGCGACGTGGGTGCCATGGCCGGAGCCGTCCTGGTACCAGTTGCCGGTGCCGGAATCGTTGGTTCCGGTGACGTTGCCCCCCGAGGGCAGATCTTCATGGTTGATATCGTAGCCGGAATCGATGACACAGACCGTCATCTCACTGGCGGCACCATCGGCGACCTGGTCCGCCTGGACCATGGCGATGCCATAGGGGCTGACCTGCGTGGACATGAGCTCCCGGCGCGGGTCTTTTTCCACGTAGGCCACATGCGGGTTGTTGCGAAGACCGTTGATGGCCTGGCTGGGCAGGCTGACCGCGAAGGCGTTGAGGTCGTCGAACTGATAGTGGATCTCGCCACCCTGGGCATTCAGGGCGCGCTGCACGCTGCCTTTATGACCCTGGTCGAAAACCACCCACACACGTTCGTTGCCTTCCGCCGCGGCGGAAGCGCTGAAGGCGCCCGCGATAATGGCCGCGGCCAGGGCACCAGTACTGCTGTTGCGAATATGAGACACAGTAACCTCCAAAAGGATGCTGCTATCGGTTCCCCCCCGATATTTTCGCCACATCCTGGACGATCACTCGAAAGTAGATGGATATTTGCTGGAAAACTGTGAACTGCGTCACAGTTTCAGAGGCCCAAGCGGATTGAACATAAGCTTTCTGACGAACGGAGCGGGAAAAAGCGGGCAGTAGTCGGGGCGAGAAAGCATGGAAGGCCCGGAATCGGGTTTACTTCCATGCCCTTTGATCGGTTTGGCGGGCAAGGTGAGAGTGATGATCGCCTACCAGCGGTGGTAGGCCGGATGACCGGGCTTCACCGCCATGAAACGTCCGTGGCAGGTATCGCAGAGCTTCTCCCCGGCATAAAGTTCACCCTCCACGGTCACCACATCACCTTCGCAAGCCACCACCCGGGCCACCAGACGCAAGGGCTGATCGGTGGGCGTCGGGCGCCGCAGCTTGATCTGGTAGTCCATGGTGACGGTGCAGGGGGGTGTTTCTTCGCCTCGCACATTCATCAGGTGCCAGGCGGCGGTCCAGTTGCAATGGCAGTCCAGAATGGAACCGATGATTCCACCGTTCAGCACCCCCGGAAACGCCTCATGATGGGGCTCGGGCCGCCAGCTGGCAACGACCTCCTCTCCCTTGGGGAAGGATCGTACCCGCAAGCCCTTGTCATTGGCCGGCCCACAGCCATAACAGGCGTTGTGGGGGGCGTAGCGTTCCTGCAGGCACAACTCCTCAGACATTGTTCGTTCCCATCCTCAGCTGCCCTGGCGGGGCAGGAAGTTTTCCGCGAGCATGCAGCGCACGCTGCCACCGGCGTATTTCTCGATGGTGCTGATGTCACTGCTCACCAGGCGCACGTGTCGCTCAAGTTTAGCTATCTGGCTGTCATCAAGGCTGTTTCTTGCCTGCGCCGACATGGCCAGTATGGGCTTTCCATCCCGGCTCAGCAGCTGCAGCATATTGCCGGCGAACTGATTCATCTGGGCTGTTGAAATGGGTACGAGCTCATGGCCGCTACGTTCCAGGCGCGACAACACGCGGATTCGCTCCTGCTCATCCGGAATTGCCTCGTCACAAATGACCGCAAAGGTATCCCCCACGCACATCATCACGTTCGTGTGGTAGATCTCCTTTCCGCCGCTGACGGCGGTGAAGGCTTCCGGTTCATAATCGAAGCGCTCGCACCAGTCGTGGAAAAGGGCCGGATTGGTTCGTGAGGAGAGACAGGCATAGGCGACGTGGTTCCGACGATCCAGTACCAGGCTCCCGGTGCCTTCAAGAAAGCGCGCCCGATCCTCGCTGGAAGAAAGGTCATGGACAGTCGTCACCTGACGGTGATGCTTGCTTTTCAGCGCCTCCAGGATGTCCTGCCGACGCTCGGCGCGCCGACTGGGCGCCGCCATGGGATAAAGAATGGCCGAGCCGTCCGCGTGGGTACTCAGCCAGTTGTTGGGGAAAAGCGCGTCCGGGGTGACCGGATCCGGTGTATCCTCGAAGACCAGCACCTCGACGCCGGCCGCTTCGAGGGCAGCCTTGAGCCCATCGAACTCATCCCGCGCACGGCGCTTTACCTCCTCAGCATCCTGCTCATCGATACCGGCCTGGAAGCTGTTGCTTTTCGCGGTCTCCGGATTGGAGGTAAAGCTCGCGGGCCGGATCATGATCACAGAATCCGTGCACTGATTTTCCGTTGTCATAAGGCATCCTGGAGGGTCGGTATTCGTGACCCTATTCTACCCGAAAGCCGGTCGGTCGCTAAATCCTGAGAGAGGATTGATCGCTACCTGCAATGACGCCCGGTGAGAAGGGGCAGCTACGAGCACGGTCACAACCGACAATGCAAAAGGGTGGGGCTTCCCCATGCCATAAAAAAACCCCGGCAGTCCTAAGACTACCGGGGTCCGATATAAAGCCTGGCGGTGACCTACGCGAGCATGGGGGCGAACGAGGATCGAAATGCCGGTGGCATTTCGCAGCCGACGTGAGCGACCGGCCAGGGATGGCCGGACTGGACGACGCACCAGGGAGGGTTGCCGGGCACGGCCTCTCTCAGAGTCACCCATGGAAAAGGGTGGGGTTTCCCCATGCCATAAAAAAACCCCGGCAGTCACAAGACCACCGGGGTCGGATATAAAGCCTGGCGGTGACCTACGCGAGCATGGGGGCGAACGAGGATCGAAATGCCGGTGGCATTTCGCAGCCGACGTGAGCGGCCGGCCAGGGATGGCCGGACTGGACGAGGCAACAGGGAGGGTTGCCGGGCACGGCCTCTCTCAGAGTCACCCATGGAAAAGGGTGGGGTTTCCCCATGCCATAAAAAAACCCCGGCAGTCATAAGACTACCGGGGTCGGATATAAAGCCTGGCGGTGACCTACTCTCACATGGGAAACCCCACACTACCATCGGCGCTGAGCGGTTTCACTTCCGAGTTCGAAATGGAATCGGGTGGTTCACACTCGCTATGGCCGCCAGGCGAACTGGCTCACGGCAGGCGATGACTCTCGTCACCGCCCGGGAATTCAGAAGATCGTCATTGGCGCAAGCAGAATATCAACCTGCTTTCGCACTCAAGTTGCTTGAGTGTTATATGGTCAAGCCTCACGGGCAATTAGTACTGGTTAGCTTCAGCCATTACTGACCTTCCACACCCAGCCTATCAACGTTGTAGTCTCCAACGGCCCTTCAGGGACCTCAAGGGTCCAGAGAGATCTCATCTTGGGAGGGGCTTCCCGCTTAGATGCTTTCAGCGGTTATCCCTTCCGAACATAGCTACCGGGCAATGCCACTGGCGTGACAACCCGAACACCAGAGGTTCGTCCACTCCGGTCCTCTCGTACTAGGAGCAGCTTCCCTCAAATCTCTAACGCCCATGGCAGATAGGGACCGAACTGTCTCACGACGTTCTAAACCCAGCTCGCGTACCACTTTAAATGGCGAACAGCCATACCCTTGGGACCTGCTTCAGCCCCAGGATGTGATGAGCCGACATCGAGGTGCCAAACTCCTCCGTCGATGTGGACTCTTGGGAGGAATCAGCCTGTTATCCCCGGAGTACCTTTTATCCGTTGAGCGATGGCCCTTCCACATAGAACCACCGGATCACTAAGACCTGCTTTCGCACCTGCTCGACGTGTCTGTCTCGCAGTCAAGCACCCTTATGCCTTTGCACTCATTGCGCGATTTCCGACCGCGCTGAGGGTACCTTCGTACTCCTCCGTTACTCTTTGGGAGGAGACCGCCCCAGTCAAACTACCCACCATACACTGTCCCCGACCCGGATAACGGGCCTGGGTTAGAACCTCAAACATGCCAGGGTGGTATTTCAAGGGTGGCTCCACGACGACTGGCGTCGCCGCTTCAAAGCCTCCCACCTATCCTACACAAGCATGTTCAAAATTCAGTGTAAAGCTGTAGTAAAGGTTCACGGGGTCTTTCCGTCTTGCCACGGGAACGCAGCATCTTCACTGCGATTTCAATTTCACTGAGTCTCGGGTGGAGACAGTGGGGCCATCGTTACGCCATTCGTGCAGGTCGGAACTTACCCGACAAGGAATTTCGCTACCTTAGGACCGTTATAGTTACGGCCGCCGTTTACCGGGGCTTCGATCAGGAGCTTCGCCGAAGCTAACCCCATCAATTAACCTTCCGGCACCGGGCAGGCGTCACACCCTATACGTCCACTTACGTGTTTGCAGAGTGCTGTGTTTTTAGTAAACAGTCGCAGCCCCCTGGTCACTGCGGCCTCCCTCGGCTCCGGTCGCAAGGACCTTCACCTAATAGAGGCGTACCTTCTCCCGAAGTTACGGTACCATTTTGCCGAGTTCCTTCACCCGAGTTCTCTCAAGCGCCTTAGGATTCTCTCCTCGCCTACCTGTGTCGGTTTACGGTACGGTCACGTACTACCTGATGCTTAGAGGCTTTTCCTGGAAGCATGGCATTAGTCACTTCGGTCCACTCAGGACCTCGACATCACGTCTCAGGATTGTGCAAGCGGATTTGCCAACTCACACTCCCTACACGCTTGAACCGGGACGTCCAACACCCGGATGACCTAGCCTCCTTCGTCCCCCCTTCGCAGTAATACATGGCACAGGAATATTAACCTGTTTTCCATCGGCTACGCCTTTCGGCCTCACCTTAGGGACCGGCTCACCCTGCGCCGATTAGCGTTGCGCAGGAAACCTTGGGCTTTCGGCGAGCGGGCTTTTCACCCGCTTTATCGTTACTCATGTCAGCATTCGCACTTCCGATACCTCCAGGAGCCCTCGCGGGTCTCCCTTCAGCGGCGTACGGAACGCTCCCCTACCACGCATGCAAGCATGCGTCCGCAGCTTCGGTACATGGCTTAGCCCCGTTGAATCTTCCGCGCAGGCCGACTCGACCAGTGAGCTATTACGCTTTCTTTAAAGGGTGGCTGCTTCTAAGCCAACCTCCTGGCTGTCTGTGCCTTCCCACATCGTTTCCCACTGAGCCATGATTTTGGGACCTTAGCTGGCGGTCTGGGCTGTTTCCCTCTCGACGACGGACCTTAGCACCCGCCGTCTGTCTCCCGTGATTGCACTTCTCGGTATTCGGAGTTTGCATCGGTTTGGTAAGCCGGGATGGCCCCCTAGCCGAAACAGTGCTCTACCCCCGAGAGTGAGACACGAGGCACTACCTAAATAGTTTTCGGGGAGAACCAGCTATCTCCGAGCTCGTTTAGCTTTTCACTTCTACCCACAGCTCATCCCCTAACTTTTCAACGTTAGTGGGTTCGCGCCTCCAGTGGGAATTACCCCACCTTCACACTGGCCATGGGTAGATCGCTCGGTTTCGGGTCTACTCCTAGCGACTGGACGCCCTATTAAGACTCGGTTTCCCTTCGGCTTCCCTATACGGTTAACCTCGCCACTAAAAGTAACTCGCTGACCCATTATACAAAAGGTACGCCGTCACCCTTGCGGGCTCCGACTGCTTGTACGCACACGGTTTCAGGTTCTATTTCACTCCCCTCTCCGGGGTTCTTTTCGCCTTTCCCTCACGGTACTGGTTCACTATCGGTCGGTAGGGAGTATTTAGCCTTGGAGGGTGGGCCCCCCATATTCAGACAGGATAACACGTGTCCCGCCCTACTCGATTTCACTTTGAATAGGTTTTCGCGTACAGGGCTGTCACCTTGTATCGCCGCACTTTCCAGAGCGTTCCGCTAACCACATCAAAGCTTAAGGGCTAATCCCCGTTCGTTCGCCACTACTAAGGGAATCTCGGTTGATTTCTTTTCCTCCGGCTACTTAGATGTTTCAGTTCGCCGGGTTTGCCTCATGCAGCTATGGATTCACTGCATGATAGTCACCGTAGTGACTGGGTTTCCCCATTCGGAAATCCCCGGATCAAAGCCTGTTTGTCGGCTCCCCGAGGCTTATCGCAGACTACCACGTCCTTCATCGCCTCCTACCGCCTAGGCATCCACCGTATGCGCTTAGTCGCTTGACCATATAACCTCAAACAACCTGGTTATATACGACTAAAATGATAGCTGGTTGATATGCTGCTTTTGGAGCGAATCGAATTACTAACGATTCAATCCATCTAGCGCCTTGACGATCTTCCGAATTGTTAAAGAGCCTGTCATGACCGGGTCATGACACCGTAATACCAATCATGGATACCTTGATACCCATGAGTGGTATCACTTTCAGAGAAGAGGCTGGTGGAGCCAGTCGGGATCGAACCGACGACCTCCTGCGTGCAAAGCAGGCGCTCTCCCAGCTGAGCTATGGCCCCGGCACCTTTCTGCCTGCTCACGGCCCCGCCCCCTTCATCCACAACGAAGCGCGGACGATGAATGCCCGTTTCGCTTTTCGGGGAAAATGGTGGGTCTGGGTGGATTTGAACCACCGACCTCACCCTTATCAGGGGTGCGCTCTGACCAACTGAGCTACAGACCCGTGGCCGTGTAACTGGACCCGGCGGGCCCGGCTCTTCTCTACTCAAGGACAGGCAGTCTTGTGTGGGCGCTCGCAATACAAAAGCTTCTGCGCCTTTTCTTTAAAGGAGGTGATCCAGCCGCAGGTTCCCCTACGGCTACCTTGTTACGACTTCACCCCAGTCATCGACCACACCGTGGTAAGCGCCCTCCTTACGGTTAGGCTACTCACTTCTGGTGCAGCCGACTCCCATGGTGTGACGGGCGGTGTGTACAAGGCCCGGGAACGTATTCACCGCGGCAATGCTGATCCGCGATTACTAGCGATTCCGACTTCACGGAGTCGAGTTGCAGACTCCGATCCGGACTACGACCAGCTTTTTGAGATTAGCTCCCCCTCGCGGGTTGGCAACCCTCTGTACTGGCCATTGTAGCACGTGTGTAGCCCTGCCCATAAGGGCCATGATGACTTGACGTCGTCCCCACCTTCCTCCGGTTTATCACCGGCAGTCTCCCTAGAGTTCCCATCCGAAATGCTGGCAACTAGGGACAAGGGTTGCGCTCGTTGCGGGACTTAACCCAACATCTCACGACACGAGCTGACGACAGCCATGCAGCACCTGTCACTCGGTTCCCGAAGGCACCAAGGTATCTCTACCAAGTTCCGAGGATGTCAAGGGCAGGTAAGGTTCTTCGCGTTGCATCGAATTAAACCACATGCTCCACCGCTTGTGCGGGCCCCCGTCAATTCCTTTGAGTTTCAACCTTGCGGCCGTACTCCCCAGGCGGAGAACTTAATGCGTTAGCTGCGCCACTGAAAGGCAGACCCTTCCAACGGCTAGTTCTCATCGTTTACAGCGTGGACTACCAGGGTATCTAATCCTGTTTGCTCCCCACGCTTTCGCACCTCAGCGTCAGTAGTGGTCCAGAGAGCCGCCTTCGCCACTGGTGTTCCTCCCGATATCTACGCATTTCACCGCTACACCGGGAATTCCACTCTCCTCTCCCACACTCGAGCCAAACAGTATCGGGCGCAATTCCCAGGTTGAGCCCGGGGCTTTCACGTCCGACTTGCTTGGCCGCCTACGCGCGCTTTACGCCCAGTAATTCCGATTAACGCTTGCACCCTCCGTATTACCGCGGCTGCTGGCACGGAGTTAGCCGGTGCTTCTTGTACAGGTAACGTCAAGGGCAAGGGTATTAACCTTACCTTTTTCTTCCCTGTTGAAAGTGCTTTACAACCCGCAGGCCTTCTTCACACACGCGGCATTGCTGGATCAGGCTTTCGCCCATTGTCCAATATTCCCCACTGCTGCCTCCCGTAGGAGTCCGGACCGTGTCTCAGTTCCGGTGTGGCTGATCGTCCTCTCAGACCAGCTACCGATTGTCGCCTTGGTGAGCCGTTACCTCACCAACAAGCTAATCGGGCGCGGGCCCATCCTTCGGCGTAAGCTTAAATCAGAGGCCTACTTTGCTCCGTAGAGCGTATGCGGTATTAATCCGGGTTTCCCCGGGCTATCCCCCACCGAAGGGCAAGTTCCCACGTGTTACTCACCCGTCCGCCACTCGTCAGCCAGGAGCAAGCTCCTGCTGTTACCGTTCGACTTGCATGTGTTAGGCATGCCGCCAGCGTTCAATCTGAGCCAGGATCAAACTCTTCAGTTTAAAGCTAATGCTTTAAAACGAGAGTGACCTTAGCTTACCCAGAATAAACTGGTTATTGCTTTGGTCGCTCACGCAATTGATTGGCACTTCCACCAATGTACGCGAACGCCCACACAAGCTGCCTGTCCTGATTGTTAAAGAGCGTGCCTGGATTGCGTCCGAGGCAGACCGAGCATTCTACGTGAATTCCGTTTCCTGTCAACACACGGTTGAAACTTTTTGCTCGCCGGCCGGGCCGGCGACTCTCCGGCGTCCTGCTGGAGAGGCGGGCATTGTACGCGGCGTTTACCGCCTGTCAAGCCCTTGTTTTTCGCCCGTTTCCGGGGCATTTGCGGCGCCGCTTCCGGCGCTGCCCCGTCACGAGGAAGGCGCATTATAGAGACCTGAGCTCGAGGGTCAAGGACTTTGTGACGCTTTTTTGAAAAAAGGCGAAATCAGCCGCCGTTTCACGAAATGCGCAGGCGTCGGAAGCGGCGCTTGCCCACCTGGACGACCTGCTCGCTGCCGGCCGCGAGGCGGTGGTCGCGGTCCTGGATCCGCTCACCATCGATACGCACGGCCCCCTGCTTGAGCATGCGCATGGCTTCGGAGGTGGATTCGGTCAGGCCGCTGGCCTTGAGTGCCAGCGGCAGGCCCAGGCCTCCCTGCTCGTCAGCGGCGAGCTCGCAGCGCTCGATCTCTTCCGGCATTGCTCCCTTGCGGAAGCGATCCACGAAAGCCTGGTGCGCATTTCGGGCGGCGGCGTCATCGTGAAAGCGCGCCACGAGCTCTTCCGCCAGACGAATCTTGACGTCCCGCGGGTTGGCGCCAGCGTCCACCTCCTCTCGATAGCCGGCCAGGGCCGCCGGTCCCTTGAGGCTGAGCAGCTCGAACCATCGCCACATCAGCTCGTCGGAGATGGACATGATCTTGCCGAACATCTGTTCAGGCGAATCGGTGATCCCCACGTAGTTGCCCAGGGACTTCGACATTTTCTGGACACCGTCCGTACCTTCCAGCAGCGGCATGGTCAGAACCAGCTGTGGTTTCTGCCCATAGGCCTCCTGGAGCTGACGCCCGACCAGGAGATTGAATTTCTGATCAGTGCCGCCCAGCTCGATGTCCGCTTCCAGCGCCACCGAGTCGTAACCCTGGACCAGCGGGTAGAGGAATTCATGAATGGCAATCGCCTGCCCTCCACGATACCGCTTGTGGAAGTCGTCACGCTCGAGCATGCGCGCCACGGTGTGGCGGGAGGCCAACTTGACCATGTCGGCCGCGCTCATGGCATTCATCCAGCGGGAGTTGAACTCGATGCGCGTGCGCTCCGGATCCAGAATGCGGAAGATCTGCTCCTTATAGGTGCGGGCATTCTCCGCCACCTGCTCCGGCGTCATGGGGGGACGGGTGGCGTTCTTGCCACTGGGGTCGCCAATCATCCCGGTGAAATCACCGATCAGGAAGATTACCTCATGCCCCAGGTCCTGGAACTGACGCATTTTGTTTATAAGAACCGTGTGCCCAAGATGCAGATCCGGCGCGGTCGGATCGAAGCCGGCCTTAACGCGCAGGGGCCGGCCCTCGGCCAGTCGTTCGCGCAGGGCGCCCTCGGGAATGAGCTCATCCACTCCCTGAGTGATGATCGCCAGGGCCTCTTCCAGGTCTTTCTTGCTCACTGTGGATCTCCAGATTCAGTGAAATTTTCAATTGTTTTTGTAGAAATATGCCGTATGCTTATGATTAACCGTCATTTAATGCGGCGCACCCGGGGCCGCGATAGCCCTTGGGCCGACGGCGGACCAAGACAATCATTGACCCGACCACCCAAGCGGGATAACTTTCCGCGGTTTGCCAATCGACCCGACGACCGACATGCACAGACCTTCAGGCATAAAGCACGATTATAAGCCAGCCGGCCGCCCGGGCCGCAGCGCAATCTCACACCGCCTCCGGCGGCTTCGCCCGACGCATCCGTCGACCTGGCGGGCCGGCCACCGGCGCCTGGGGCTGATCGGCGTTGCCGTGGGCGTGATGGTACTCATTACATCGCTGAGCGCCACCTCCAGCCCGGAAACCCCGGACACGCTGCCTCGGGATCTGCCACGGGAGATGGCCCTGCCACTTCCCGTCAGTCCACTGACCCGAACGCTCCTGCAGGAAAACACCCTGGCCGCCAGCAATCTGCGCGAACGAACCCTGGAGGTGCGCAGCGGGGAATCCCTGGCGCGAGTTTTCGGGCGCAACGGCCTCAACAGCACGGACCTGCATTTCATCATGAGCCTGGGCGGCGAGACCGAATCCCTCGCCCGACTGCGGCCCGGAGACCGGATTCAGGTCAGTGACGACGGCAGCGGCAATGTGCTGGCGCTGTCTCGCCAGATCGACCCGGACCGGATCCTGCATGTGCGCCGCGGGGAGCGCGGCTTCGAGAAACACATTGAAACGCTGCCGCTGCAGCTGCGCGTCAACTTCGCCAGCGGCACCATCAACCGCTCACTGTATCAGGATGCCCGGGCCGCTGGCCTGTCGAACAACCTGATCATGAATCTGGCTGGCGTGTTCCAGTGGGATATCGATTTCGTCCTCGATATCCGGGAAGGCGACGAATTCGTTGTAATCTACGAGGAGTATTACCGCGACGGAGAGAAGGTTCGAGACGGGGACATCCTCGCCGCGGAAATCGTGAATCGCGGCAATCGGATCCAGGCCGTCCGCTACACCGACCCGTCCGGGCGCACCGATTTCTACTCGCCGAACGGTGACAGCATGCGTCGGACCTTCCTGCGTGCTCCGCTCGAATACATGCGCATCAGCTCCCACTTCAACCCCAATAGGCGGCATCCGGTTCTGAACCGCATCCGGGCACATCGGGGCGTGGACTACGCCGCCCCCACCGGCACGCCGATCCGGGCGGCCGGGGATGGCCGGATTACCCTGCGCGGACGTCACGGCGGCTTGGGAAACACCGTGCAGATTCAGCACGGTGAGCGTTATTCCACCCTGTATGCACACATGTCGCGCTTTGCACGTGGCCATCAGGTAGGCAGCCGGGTCCGCCAGGGTGAGGTCATCGGCTACGTGGGCCAGACCGGTCTGGCGACCGGCCCGCACCTGCACTATGAATTCCTGGTGGACGGGGTCCACCGCAACCCGGTCACGGTCGACTTTCCAGCCGCCGACCCGGTACCCGAACGGTATCGAGACGACTTTCTGACCACCACGGCCACCCTGATCGCCCACCTGGATATCGCACGCCCGGGGGAACGTCTGGCCGAGCGCTCGGACTG
The genomic region above belongs to Natronospira bacteriovora and contains:
- a CDS encoding peptidoglycan DD-metalloendopeptidase family protein; the protein is MVLITSLSATSSPETPDTLPRDLPREMALPLPVSPLTRTLLQENTLAASNLRERTLEVRSGESLARVFGRNGLNSTDLHFIMSLGGETESLARLRPGDRIQVSDDGSGNVLALSRQIDPDRILHVRRGERGFEKHIETLPLQLRVNFASGTINRSLYQDARAAGLSNNLIMNLAGVFQWDIDFVLDIREGDEFVVIYEEYYRDGEKVRDGDILAAEIVNRGNRIQAVRYTDPSGRTDFYSPNGDSMRRTFLRAPLEYMRISSHFNPNRRHPVLNRIRAHRGVDYAAPTGTPIRAAGDGRITLRGRHGGLGNTVQIQHGERYSTLYAHMSRFARGHQVGSRVRQGEVIGYVGQTGLATGPHLHYEFLVDGVHRNPVTVDFPAADPVPERYRDDFLTTTATLIAHLDIARPGERLAERSD
- a CDS encoding PaaI family thioesterase; the encoded protein is MSEELCLQERYAPHNACYGCGPANDKGLRVRSFPKGEEVVASWRPEPHHEAFPGVLNGGIIGSILDCHCNWTAAWHLMNVRGEETPPCTVTMDYQIKLRRPTPTDQPLRLVARVVACEGDVVTVEGELYAGEKLCDTCHGRFMAVKPGHPAYHRW
- a CDS encoding S8 family serine peptidase — its product is MSHIRNSSTGALAAAIIAGAFSASAAAEGNERVWVVFDQGHKGSVQRALNAQGGEIHYQFDDLNAFAVSLPSQAINGLRNNPHVAYVEKDPRRELMSTQVSPYGIAMVQADQVADGAASEMTVCVIDSGYDINHEDLPSGGNVTGTNDSGTGNWYQDGSGHGTHVAGTIAALNNDVGVVGVLPSGNLNLHIVKVFNDSGSWGYSSDLVHALNVCEDAGSNVVNMSLGGSFSSNSEANAFAAAHDRGVLSIAAAGNDGNTRKSYPASYDAVVSVAAIDENMELASFSQRNDQVELSAPGVAVRSTVPMGTGNEETFTLSGDAFSAIAMDGSPDAQGQGSLMDCGLGTSTCNAQGQVCLIERGQISFAEKVQACEAGGGVGAVIYNNESGALQGTLGDVVTGIPSVGISQADGLAALDRLGETAFVATGVGNYASWNGTSMASPHVAGVAALVWSHHLSCSNQEIRDALAATALDLGSAGRNNEFGYGLVQARDAVDYLSANGCAGGGDDGGDDGNGGDDGNGGDDDDGDDGDNGGDDGNGDDGDADSIELSAVGYKVQGRHRADLSWSGAESSMVDVLRNAGVEATVSNTGEWTWTSNIRGGACHTFQVCDTDSGECSNEVTVCP
- the tyrS gene encoding tyrosine--tRNA ligase; amino-acid sequence: MSKKDLEEALAIITQGVDELIPEGALRERLAEGRPLRVKAGFDPTAPDLHLGHTVLINKMRQFQDLGHEVIFLIGDFTGMIGDPSGKNATRPPMTPEQVAENARTYKEQIFRILDPERTRIEFNSRWMNAMSAADMVKLASRHTVARMLERDDFHKRYRGGQAIAIHEFLYPLVQGYDSVALEADIELGGTDQKFNLLVGRQLQEAYGQKPQLVLTMPLLEGTDGVQKMSKSLGNYVGITDSPEQMFGKIMSISDELMWRWFELLSLKGPAALAGYREEVDAGANPRDVKIRLAEELVARFHDDAAARNAHQAFVDRFRKGAMPEEIERCELAADEQGGLGLPLALKASGLTESTSEAMRMLKQGAVRIDGERIQDRDHRLAAGSEQVVQVGKRRFRRLRIS
- the ctlX gene encoding citrulline utilization hydrolase CtlX: MIRPASFTSNPETAKSNSFQAGIDEQDAEEVKRRARDEFDGLKAALEAAGVEVLVFEDTPDPVTPDALFPNNWLSTHADGSAILYPMAAPSRRAERRQDILEALKSKHHRQVTTVHDLSSSEDRARFLEGTGSLVLDRRNHVAYACLSSRTNPALFHDWCERFDYEPEAFTAVSGGKEIYHTNVMMCVGDTFAVICDEAIPDEQERIRVLSRLERSGHELVPISTAQMNQFAGNMLQLLSRDGKPILAMSAQARNSLDDSQIAKLERHVRLVSSDISTIEKYAGGSVRCMLAENFLPRQGS